A genomic segment from Nicotiana sylvestris chromosome 1, ASM39365v2, whole genome shotgun sequence encodes:
- the LOC104217157 gene encoding transcription factor GTE11-like, producing the protein MVLVYTSQPDQVTGNNMACGGRKRKISITTFDAKKELEKDDNKKLRAAMLKQRYADMILKSQQQVVGKELEEKEISMKKNLWEKQFQEAIAKSQRKRERMAARFAIENIRRTVDFDDNLQAERDFLIMTGGATSYWSAVYSDVNSFFCVCWRSVGGYYTHFALSQPQVYVMV; encoded by the exons ATGGTGTTGGTTTACACTTCTCAGCCAGACCAAGTTACCGGGAATAATATGGCCTGCGGCGGCAGAAAGAGGAAGATTTCGATTACCACCTTTGATGCGAAAAAGGAGTTGGAAAAGGACGACAACAAAAAGCTTCGGGCAGCGATGCTTAAGCAACGCTATGCTGATATGATATTGAAATCTCAGCAACAAGTTGTTGGGAAAGAGTTGGAGGAAAAAGAGATATCGATGAAGAAGAACTTGTGGGAGAAGCAGTTCCAAGAAGCAATAGCAAAGTCTCAGCGGAAGAGAGAACGAATGGCGGCCCGGTTCGCTATTGAAAACATCAGAAGGACCGTCGACTTTGACGATAATCTGCAGGCTGAGAGAGATTTCTTGATCATGACCGGCGGCGCAACAAGTTATTG GAGTGCAGTGTATTCAGACGTGAACTCCTTTTTTTGTGTATGCTGGCGATCTGTTGGAGGTTATTACACACACTTTGCACTCTCTCAACCCCAAGTCTACGTGATGGTTTAG